Proteins from a single region of Rhipicephalus sanguineus isolate Rsan-2018 chromosome 5, BIME_Rsan_1.4, whole genome shotgun sequence:
- the LOC119394622 gene encoding uncharacterized protein LOC119394622: MSSTERLRKNPDTEAREVNRQVAVLKTKEAELRQLDKDILDLTEDEAIEGEVEGANDYHEKILYAIADAQFFLSQRQQATGLSGLSRSEPNDDRVAATQSNIGSAGAPPGSVSTPRYRSVALPTLQVPTYAGDLRQWQEFWDHYSATIHENTELPPVEKFKYLLTYLTGAAKRAIEGIRLADNNYEIAVTTLKERFGRQELLVNEHIDQLLALSPVRSSKEVEKLRVLHDTVRFRVSALEGLGVPPEQYTVVLHRVLMRCLPEDLAIMYRQKKKEESTRGTHASAEPTPPEARTHKATDILAFLKIQVEVREEGKQEAASSYTHNSITVPGDMSSPRRSLQGIPSASALAATESLQQRTPCVLCDSRGHSLAECTVDLPADEKRARLLKARCCYKCGMRNHVARFCRVSLSLTCNKCQRRHLTVLCELSRAVTTTAAPAPTVPSGSSGSTSPTVTTASTGATEAKSVLLQTGRVWAESGPRQLLVRVMLDSGSQRSFIRTDVAKRLQCKVIGTEELSLVTFGNAKPRNHLRCRRVSVTLRGRFNGSTVTLEALEVPEVCTVTSPPLNIEVLELLSARRYDAADMFDPETWHPEDVSILIGSDAYWKVATGKIDRLNEQLTAVETSFGWTVQGSSSHYEATATSALFLSAGGSHQECNESAMWRLDTIGSENRWSSTVKDNPDLDIFEHCLSKQAGRYQVPLMMQEPGIPAGSDNRQLAARRLNMQLNRFGEQPDLLKQYDEAITAYFKDGHAERVDQEQIPGPNIYYMPHHAVIRRDAVTTKLRVVFDASSHVVGKPCLNDVLSKGVKLGVDIVQLLLSFRCYPVILVADIKKAYLQMLIRPEDRDLLRFLWVQQLPTKEEPSPPTVAWRMTRVPFGAASSPFLLAATIRHHLASCREKFPVTVSLLEKAFYVDDLILGVSTAEQAMTVYQETRAIFADACMKLRKWASNSDLLKQQFIQDNVAIETEAGDDHLVKVLGLPWERKGDTIALTVRNAASFAANRPATKRTILQTVASVYDPLGYLSPFTVKGKLIFQYLWKRKHSWDDTLPDEVQAAWNAWCTELPDVQAQVPRYVFLHDCSVELAFELHIFTDASPKAYGACIYVRALSADGACVTRLLISRSRVAPLKTMSLPRLELMACVSGARLAEYVRSVPRLQQASAHFWTDSLVALHWIRAKTRNRDLFISNRVAEDI, encoded by the exons ATGTCTTCgaccgagcgtcttcggaag AACCCCGACACCGAGGCGCGTGAGGTCAATAGGCAAGTCGCCGTTTTAAAGACGAaagaagctgagctccgccagCTAGACAAGGACATTCTCGATCTCACGGAAGACGAGGCTATTGAAGGAGAAGTCGAGGGCGCAAACGACTACCACGAGAAGATTCTGTACGCGATTGCTGATGCGCAGTTCTTCCTGTCACAGCGTCAACAGGCGACCGGTCTCAGCGGCCTGTCTAGGAGTGAACCCAATGACGACCGGGTAGCAGCCACCCAGAGCAACATCGGATCTGCTGGGGCGCCGCCAGGATCCGTCAGTACGCCACGCTACCGGTCGGTCGCGCTTCCGACGCTTCAGGTCCCGACGTATGCCGGAGATTTACGTCAGTGGCAAGAATTCTGGGACCATTACAGCGCCACGATTCACGAGAACACCGAGTTGCCACCCGTCGAGAAATTTAAGTATTTGCTGACGTACCTGACGGGAGCGGCCAAGCGAGCTATCGAAGGCATCAGGCTGGCTGATAACAACTATGAAATTGCCGTGACAACACTGAAAGAGCGCTTCGGTCGACAGGAATTACTAgtcaacgagcacatcgaccagcTTCTTGCACTGTCGCCCGTGAGGAGTtccaaggaagtggagaagcttcGGGTGCTGCATGACACCGTGCGTTTCCGCGTAAGTGCGCTCGAAGGTCTTGGTGTACCACCTGAGCAGTACACTGTGGTGCTGCATCGGGTGCTAATGAGGTGCTTGCCAGAAGACTTGGCGATAATGTACcgacagaagaagaaggaggaaagCACGCGCGGTACTCATGCATCAGCAGAGCCCACACCACCTGAAGCGAGAACGCACAAGGCGACCGACATTTTAGCGTTCCTGAAAATCCAGGTTGAAGTGCGTGAGGAAGGGAAGCAAGAAGCGGCGTCATCGTATACGCACAACTCGATCACGGTACCTGGTGACATGAGCTCGCCGAGAAGATCTTTACAGGGCATTCCGTCGGCATCCGCGCTAGCGGCGACGGAATCCCTACAGCAGCGCACGCCTTGTGTACTGTGCGACAGCCGAGGTCACAGCCTGGCAGAGTGCACGGTCGACTTACCCGCCGACGAGAAACGGGCCAGATTGCTTAAAGCTCGGTGCTGTTACAAGTGCGGAATGCGCAATCATGTCGCACGGTTTTGCAGAGTCTCCCTGAGCCTTACGTGCAACAAGTGCCAACGCCGACACCTAACGGTCCTTTGCGAGCTGTCACGAGCCGTCACCACGACCGCTGCTCCTGCACCAACAGTACCGAGCGGCTCGTCCGGCTCTACCTCACCGACGGTAACTACGGCGTCAACTGGCGCTACAGAAGCCAAGTCGGTGCTGCTTCAGACGGGCCGTGTTTGGGCTGAGAGCGGACCGCGACAGCTCCTGGTGCGTGTGATGCTtgacagcggcagccagcgttcaTTCATCCGCACCGACGTGGCCAAGAGATTGCAGTGTAAAGTCATTGGCACGGAAGAGCTCTCACTGGTAACGTTTGGAAATGCCAAGCCACGGAATCATTTACGTTGTCGACGCGTCTCTGTCACGCTGCGTGGACGATTTAACGGCAGCACCGTCACATTGGAAGCACTGGAAGTCCCCGAAGTGTGCACCGTGACAAGTCCACCGCTGAACATTGAAGTGCTCGAGCTGTTGAGCGCCCGGAGGTATGATGCTGCGGACATGTTTGACCCGGAAACTTGGCACCCAGAGGACGTCAGCATATTAATTGGCTCGGACGcttattggaaggtcgccactGGAAAGATTGATCGCCTCAACGAGCAACTCACTGCCGTGGAAACGTCGTTCGGGTGGACTGTGCAGGGCAGTAGCTCGCACTACGAAGCTACAGCAACTAGTGCCCTTTTCTTATCGGCTGGTGGTTCTCATCAAGAGTGCAATGAATCGGCTATGTGGCGCCTCGACACTATTGGTAGTGAGAACCGGTGGTCAAGTACGGTAAAAGACAACCCTGACCTCGACATATTTGAGCACTGTCTGAGCAAGCAAGCTGGTCGTTACCAAGTGCCCCTGATGATGCAGGAGCCTGGCATTCCGGCCGGTAGTGACAACAGACAGCTTGCAGCACGTCGACTAAATATGCAGCTGAACCGATTCGGGGAACAACCCGATCTGCTGAAACAGTACGACGAAGCCATCACTGCTTATTTCAAGGATGGTCATGCCGAAAGAGTTGATCAAGAGCAAATTCCAGGCCCTAATATTTATTACATGCCGCATCATGCTGTCATCCGCCGCGATGCAGTGACCACCAAGCTCCGGGTGGTTTTTGACGCGTCGTCTCATGTCGTCGGAAAACCGTGCCTGAATGACGTTTTATCGAAAGGGGTGAAGCTTGGTGTTGACATCGTGCAACTATTGCTATCCTTTCGTTGCTACCCAGTGATTCTTGTGGCAGACATCAAGAAAGCCTATCTGCAAATGCTCATTCGTCCAGAAGACCGCGATTTGCTACGCTTTCTATGGGTTCAGCAACTGCCAACCAAGGAAGAGCCCAGCCCACCCACTGTCGCATGGCGGATGACTAGGGTCCCTTTCGGAGCAGCATCAAGTCCCTTTCTGCTTGCCGCCACGATTCGCCATCATTTAGCGTCGTGTCGGGAAAAATTTCCTGTGACAGTGTCCCTCCTGGAGAAGGCGTTTTACGTGGATGACCTCATCCTTGGGGTGTCCACGGCGGAACAAGCCATGACTGTATACCAGGAAACACGCGCCATATTCGCTGACGCCTGCATGAAGTTACGGAAATGGGCGTCGAACTCCGACCTGCTAAAGCAACAGTTTATCCAAGATAACGTGGCCATTGAGACTGAAGCAGGAGATGACCATCTCGTGAAGGTTTTGGGCCTGCCGTGGGAGCGTAAAGGCGATACCATCGCGTTGACAGTGCGCAACGCAGCCTCCTTCGCCGCAAACAGACCGGCCACCAAGCGCACGATCCTTCAAACCGTAGCCAGCGTTTACGATCCGCTTGGTTATCTCTCCCCATTCACCGTGAAAGGAAAGCTAATTTTCCAGTACCTGTGGAAGCGGAAGCACTCCTGGGACGACACGCTGCCAGATGAAGTACAAGCTGCATGGAACGCGTGGTGCACCGAGTTGCCAGATGTCCAGGCACAGGTTCCTCGCTACGTGTTTCTGCACGACTGCAGCGTAGAGCTGGCATTTGAACTGCACATATTTACTGATGCCAGTCCTAAGGCTTATGGTGCGTGTATCTACGTTCGGGCGCTTTCTGCCGACGGGGCATGCGTCACACGATTGCTCATCAGCCGAAGTCGCGTCGCTCCGCTCAAGACGATGTCCCTGCCTCGACTGGAGCTGATGGCCTGCGTTAGTGGAGCACGGCTAGCGGAGTACGTACGGTCCGTGCCACGTCTCCAGCAGGCATCCGCTCATTTTTGGACCGACTCTCTCGTCGCTCTTCACTGGATCCGAGCAAAAACAAGAAATCGAGATCTTTTCATCAGCAATCGTGTGGCCGAGGATATCTAA